From a single Nostoc edaphicum CCNP1411 genomic region:
- the rppB gene encoding two-component system sensor histidine kinase RppB, whose translation MNSYSLFRRSRLRLALWYAGVMGVILSVSGLGMYRATVQTNWAAMEREIESIAGTLHDSVEPLLPPSEEPTAVLQQIFPDLCLSGQPCKATPTLIQRHTIGISDRTTYYIRLFNHQGKLLAFSPNQPLSLPPTLNRTSWQTFRTANGIRYHQFTTILHSANTHDLADEANADSSWGYLQIGRTLEHFDAEISRIQWIMAIGLPIALSLVATSSWWLSGLAMQPIYKSYQQQQQFTANAAHELRSPLASLLATVEAILHIPQSNQQDMQMMLHTVERQGRRLSYLIADLLLLTSLEQNSLEQNLGAKPFQPCCLNDLVSDLTEEFLELATAADINLTCQIPTCEVYALGNESQLYRLVSNLIANAIQYTPRGGYVTVSLVKSDYTVVIAVKDTGIGIGLADQERIFDRFYRVDSDRSRKTGGTGLGLAIAQAIAQKHQAHLKVESQVGKGSIFTLEMKVLSSK comes from the coding sequence ATGAATAGCTACTCACTTTTTCGGCGCAGTCGTCTGCGGTTAGCCCTTTGGTATGCCGGAGTTATGGGCGTGATTTTGAGTGTTTCTGGCTTGGGGATGTATCGCGCAACGGTACAAACAAACTGGGCAGCAATGGAGCGCGAAATTGAGTCAATTGCTGGAACTTTACACGATAGCGTCGAACCACTGTTACCGCCGTCCGAAGAACCGACTGCTGTGCTGCAACAAATTTTTCCCGATCTTTGTTTGAGTGGACAACCTTGCAAGGCTACCCCGACGCTGATTCAACGGCACACCATCGGCATTAGCGATCGCACCACATATTATATTCGGCTGTTCAATCATCAAGGGAAACTCCTGGCTTTTTCACCCAATCAACCCCTATCTCTGCCACCAACTCTCAACCGCACTTCATGGCAAACCTTTCGCACGGCTAACGGCATTCGCTATCACCAATTCACCACGATTTTGCATAGTGCCAATACCCATGATCTAGCTGATGAAGCCAATGCTGATTCATCCTGGGGCTATTTGCAAATTGGGCGCACTTTAGAACATTTTGATGCGGAAATCAGCCGAATTCAATGGATTATGGCGATTGGTTTGCCTATTGCTCTGAGCTTGGTTGCTACTTCCAGTTGGTGGCTTTCAGGATTAGCAATGCAGCCGATTTACAAGTCCTATCAGCAACAGCAACAGTTTACCGCTAATGCTGCCCATGAATTGCGATCGCCCCTCGCCAGCCTGTTGGCAACTGTAGAAGCTATCCTCCACATACCGCAATCAAATCAACAAGATATGCAAATGATGCTTCATACTGTTGAACGGCAGGGGCGGAGGTTGAGCTATTTGATCGCTGACTTACTCTTGTTGACCAGTTTGGAGCAAAATTCACTTGAGCAAAATTTAGGGGCAAAACCTTTTCAGCCCTGTTGCTTAAATGATTTGGTGAGCGATTTGACCGAAGAATTTTTAGAGCTGGCCACTGCTGCTGATATTAACTTAACCTGCCAAATTCCCACTTGCGAGGTTTATGCTCTAGGTAACGAATCGCAACTTTACCGTTTAGTGTCAAACTTGATTGCCAATGCCATCCAGTACACACCCAGAGGGGGATATGTAACTGTTAGCTTAGTCAAGAGTGATTACACTGTTGTCATTGCGGTGAAAGATACGGGTATTGGGATTGGGCTTGCTGATCAGGAGCGAATTTTTGATCGCTTTTACCGTGTTGATAGCGATCGCTCTCGTAAAACCGGAGGCACAGGATTGGGGCTAGCAATTGCTCAGGCGATCGCCCAAAAACATCAAGCGCATCTGAAAGTTGAAAGTCAGGTGGGAAAAGGTAGTATTTTTACGCTAGAGATGAAAGTTTTATCTTCTAAATAA
- a CDS encoding cobalt transporter: MKPFMVVSSILAASLIISAPTVVFAHTGHGDEFQATGGINRVKVNTQTDQLLGIVVTPIASSAKSGASVMIPVTALVDANGKQIVFVEYKNFYEPVEITTGATKGELITVTKGLSVGEKLVTQGSLSLYAESRKTQTANTATSPAAIATPKKTDTAHAQADAKGIPHSHDTSGNLVSQAGETTQQSGGFPMGILAGVGGGVVLVGGAIAVMAGNRKNKGGV, encoded by the coding sequence ATGAAACCTTTTATGGTAGTGAGTTCCATTCTGGCAGCCAGTTTAATTATCAGTGCGCCCACAGTTGTATTTGCTCACACTGGACATGGTGATGAATTTCAAGCAACGGGTGGCATTAATCGCGTGAAAGTCAATACTCAAACCGATCAACTGTTAGGTATTGTTGTCACGCCGATCGCCTCCTCTGCCAAATCTGGAGCTAGTGTCATGATTCCGGTGACGGCACTGGTTGATGCCAACGGTAAACAGATAGTCTTTGTGGAGTATAAGAATTTTTATGAGCCAGTAGAAATTACAACTGGCGCGACCAAGGGCGAACTAATCACTGTTACCAAAGGGTTGTCAGTTGGGGAAAAGCTCGTTACTCAAGGTAGTTTGTCGCTCTATGCTGAATCGCGTAAAACTCAAACCGCCAATACAGCAACCAGTCCAGCCGCGATCGCCACTCCTAAAAAAACTGATACAGCCCATGCTCAAGCAGATGCTAAAGGAATACCTCATAGCCATGATACTAGCGGTAATCTCGTCTCACAGGCTGGTGAAACAACTCAGCAATCGGGCGGATTCCCGATGGGTATCTTAGCAGGTGTCGGTGGTGGAGTCGTGCTTGTCGGCGGAGCGATCGCTGTTATGGCAGGCAATCGCAAGAACAAGGGAGGCGTTTAA
- the rppA gene encoding two-component system response regulator RppA, translated as MRILLVEDEADLGLAIKQVLISEKYVVDWVTDGTQAWLCLESQWTDYTVAIVDWLLPEMSGLQLCQKLRLHQNPLPVLMLTALGQPENRVAGLDAGADDYLVKPFVMEELLARLRALQRRSPQLQPSTLTVAGFTLDTANNVLRVNSDGSTPLVISLTTKEFQLLMYLMQNPNRIIPGSKLRQQLWDMDEEPISNVVAAQMRLLRRKLANHGCPCPIETVPGAGYRFNSQLHSQP; from the coding sequence ATGCGAATTTTACTGGTGGAAGATGAAGCAGATTTGGGACTGGCAATCAAGCAAGTCTTAATTAGTGAAAAATATGTGGTGGATTGGGTAACAGATGGCACTCAGGCATGGCTCTGTCTTGAAAGCCAGTGGACAGACTACACAGTTGCTATTGTTGATTGGCTACTGCCCGAAATGTCGGGATTACAGTTATGTCAGAAGCTCAGACTACACCAAAATCCCTTACCAGTGCTGATGCTGACTGCTTTAGGTCAGCCGGAAAATCGTGTAGCAGGGCTGGATGCGGGGGCTGATGATTATTTAGTCAAACCGTTTGTAATGGAAGAATTGCTGGCACGGTTGCGCGCCCTTCAGAGGCGATCGCCTCAACTACAACCATCCACGCTGACTGTTGCAGGTTTTACTCTGGATACAGCAAACAATGTCCTACGAGTGAATTCAGATGGATCTACGCCCCTAGTCATTTCCTTAACCACCAAAGAATTTCAGCTACTCATGTATTTGATGCAGAACCCCAATCGCATCATTCCCGGTAGTAAATTGCGTCAACAACTTTGGGACATGGATGAAGAACCGATTAGTAATGTAGTTGCGGCGCAAATGCGCTTACTACGTCGCAAGTTAGCAAATCATGGCTGTCCCTGCCCGATTGAAACTGTTCCAGGTGCTGGCTATCGCTTTAACTCCCAACTTCATTCTCAACCATGA
- a CDS encoding NHLP bacteriocin export ABC transporter permease/ATPase subunit, with translation MNSLPKPYFLQANEPVLLDNSETVWIVQSGTLAVFATRVKNSLPKEHRRYLFHVNAGEVLLPEVIAQSQWNFVAIAIEPTQLCQMSMVDLVKGIAAADSQAIELLEGWVNNLGQSLSAQQTVLTTPLNLVQTLGRDFSLSPGETLQWSQQTLLWVKLRQGNTHWMGVEELTLNSASPAFPLTSDMWLEAENAVIGEMLPTADLENSEELLAGLATLHTYFFHYFSLLANKEAEAEFRRFQEREQFNQQVIKGALSDLATVLQPQQEAVFSQEGPPLLVAFGAVGRSLGIEIRPPAEDLNSIKDPVGAIAQASHIRIRRITLADGWWRQDQGAILAYTQLEKQPVALLPTDNRDYVIFDPVARTRTLVNESIAKTLSPLAYVLYRPLPQVALKAIDLLRFGVKGYEKDIASILVVGLLGTILGMVAPQATAILINHAIPDSDRALLWQIGLVMFAVAFGQLAFQVAQSIITLRVESATDSILQPAIWDRLLRLSPSFFRQYTSGDLVNRVMAVREIHQKLSGATQRTLLSGVFALFNLVLMFIYSWQLALVGVGLAIFAAVVTTVASFLLVKKSKKEQELNGVIQGLTVQLINGVAKLRVTMAEERAFAAWAKKYSQQIRLKASWQEIKDGISIFNEALPLVSSILLFGFAMLLMQTRLTLGTFVAFNYALAIFIKGVIDLSNTVSEIWSIVPIWERAKPIWRSQPEYDSTKVNPGQLNGRIALNRVSFRYSENGSLILNDVSLHAEPGEFVAIVGSSGSGKSTILRLLLGFETPLAGSIYYDGKDLAEMELQAVRRQLGVVLQNGKIGTGSVFDNITAGALVSLEEAWSAAQMAGFADDIKQMPMGMHTIVAEGGSNLSGGQRQRLLIARSLVSKPKIILMDEATSALDNRTQAIVTESLAKLNATRVVIAHRLSTIRNADRIYVIDAGNVVQVGNFSELIAQSGLFARLVAQQLEGEL, from the coding sequence GTGAATTCTCTTCCTAAACCATACTTTCTTCAAGCAAACGAACCAGTACTGTTGGATAATTCAGAAACTGTCTGGATAGTTCAGTCTGGAACATTAGCAGTGTTTGCAACTAGAGTTAAAAACAGTTTACCAAAGGAGCATCGCCGCTATTTGTTTCATGTGAACGCTGGTGAAGTCTTGTTACCGGAAGTAATAGCACAAAGCCAATGGAATTTTGTAGCGATCGCAATTGAACCCACCCAATTATGCCAGATGTCAATGGTTGATTTGGTTAAGGGAATCGCGGCGGCTGACTCTCAAGCCATAGAACTTTTAGAAGGTTGGGTAAATAATTTAGGACAATCTCTTAGTGCCCAGCAGACAGTTTTGACTACGCCATTAAACCTTGTGCAGACATTAGGGCGAGATTTTTCATTATCCCCTGGTGAAACGCTACAGTGGAGCCAACAAACACTTCTATGGGTGAAGTTGCGGCAAGGCAATACTCACTGGATGGGAGTTGAGGAATTAACCTTGAATTCTGCCTCACCAGCGTTTCCACTCACGAGTGATATGTGGCTGGAGGCAGAAAATGCGGTTATCGGAGAGATGTTGCCAACGGCAGATTTAGAAAATTCCGAGGAACTCCTGGCAGGTTTAGCCACTTTGCATACTTATTTCTTTCACTACTTCAGTTTACTGGCAAATAAAGAAGCAGAAGCAGAATTTCGGCGATTTCAGGAACGTGAGCAATTTAATCAGCAAGTAATAAAGGGGGCACTCTCTGACTTAGCAACAGTATTGCAGCCACAGCAGGAGGCGGTTTTTTCTCAGGAAGGGCCGCCCTTATTGGTAGCATTTGGTGCAGTCGGGCGATCGCTGGGAATAGAGATTCGTCCACCAGCAGAGGATTTGAATTCTATTAAAGACCCTGTAGGGGCGATCGCACAAGCATCACACATTCGTATCCGCCGGATAACTTTAGCAGATGGCTGGTGGCGTCAAGACCAAGGGGCAATATTAGCTTATACTCAGTTGGAAAAGCAGCCAGTGGCGTTGTTACCTACAGATAATCGAGATTATGTAATTTTCGACCCCGTAGCGCGGACTCGGACACTTGTAAATGAATCAATAGCAAAAACACTGTCACCATTAGCCTACGTTCTGTATCGACCGTTACCCCAAGTTGCGCTCAAAGCCATCGACCTGCTACGGTTTGGGGTCAAGGGTTATGAAAAAGACATCGCCAGTATTTTAGTGGTAGGGCTACTGGGCACAATATTGGGCATGGTTGCACCACAAGCAACAGCAATTTTAATCAATCATGCCATTCCCGATAGCGATCGCGCTTTACTTTGGCAGATCGGATTGGTTATGTTTGCAGTCGCCTTTGGACAGTTAGCTTTTCAAGTTGCCCAAAGTATTATTACTCTAAGAGTCGAAAGCGCCACTGATAGCATATTACAGCCAGCCATCTGGGATCGTTTACTCAGATTAAGTCCTAGCTTTTTTCGCCAGTACACTTCTGGAGATTTAGTCAACCGCGTTATGGCGGTGAGGGAAATTCATCAAAAACTCAGTGGTGCTACGCAACGGACGTTGTTGAGTGGAGTTTTTGCCTTATTCAACTTAGTACTGATGTTTATTTACAGTTGGCAACTAGCGCTTGTGGGCGTGGGTTTAGCAATATTTGCCGCTGTGGTTACAACTGTTGCAAGTTTCCTCTTGGTGAAGAAATCGAAAAAAGAGCAAGAACTCAATGGCGTAATTCAGGGACTCACCGTCCAACTAATTAACGGTGTTGCCAAGCTGCGAGTCACAATGGCAGAAGAACGTGCATTTGCAGCTTGGGCAAAAAAGTACAGCCAGCAGATCCGACTGAAGGCGAGTTGGCAAGAAATTAAAGATGGTATTTCTATATTTAACGAAGCACTCCCTTTAGTAAGTTCTATACTGCTGTTTGGGTTTGCTATGTTGTTGATGCAGACACGCCTGACACTGGGTACATTCGTTGCTTTTAACTATGCTTTGGCGATTTTTATCAAAGGAGTAATTGACCTGAGCAATACTGTATCGGAAATTTGGAGTATTGTACCAATATGGGAACGAGCAAAACCGATTTGGCGATCGCAGCCTGAATATGACTCAACCAAGGTTAACCCCGGTCAATTAAACGGCCGCATTGCCCTAAATCGTGTCAGCTTTCGCTACTCGGAAAATGGCAGCTTAATCCTCAATGATGTCAGCCTCCATGCCGAACCAGGGGAATTTGTTGCGATCGTTGGGTCTTCTGGAAGTGGAAAATCAACGATATTACGGTTGTTATTGGGCTTTGAAACTCCATTGGCAGGTAGTATCTATTATGACGGCAAAGACTTAGCAGAGATGGAACTCCAGGCTGTGCGAAGACAGTTAGGAGTGGTGCTGCAAAATGGAAAAATCGGTACAGGATCGGTTTTTGATAACATCACCGCCGGGGCTTTGGTTTCTCTAGAAGAAGCTTGGTCAGCAGCACAGATGGCAGGTTTTGCTGATGATATCAAGCAAATGCCAATGGGGATGCATACGATCGTCGCTGAGGGTGGTAGTAATCTCTCCGGTGGACAACGGCAAAGATTATTGATTGCGCGATCGCTTGTTTCCAAGCCTAAAATTATCTTGATGGATGAGGCAACCAGTGCTTTGGATAACCGCACCCAGGCAATTGTGACTGAAAGTTTAGCTAAGTTAAATGCTACCAGAGTGGTAATTGCCCATCGCCTCAGCACAATTCGTAATGCCGATCGCATCTATGTTATTGACGCTGGTAATGTTGTGCAGGTAGGTAATTTTTCGGAATTGATTGCCCAATCAGGGTTATTTGCCAGACTGGTAGCCCAACAGTTAGAAGGGGAGCTTTAA
- a CDS encoding GNAT family N-acetyltransferase has protein sequence MIKLRTANLNDIDFIFTQETRDEFKDLILCWSREEHSSNLHCADKHYLMIENVSGETQGYAILSGLQSPNRSIELTRIIVAEPGLGYGKRALRIILKKVFEDYNAHRCWLDVFEHNQRARHVYQSVGFQEEGVLREALRQKDKYSSLVIMSILENEYFQEIFSNSILCLCRVK, from the coding sequence ATGATAAAATTACGAACTGCTAACCTAAACGATATAGACTTCATCTTTACTCAAGAAACCAGAGATGAATTCAAAGACCTTATCCTCTGCTGGAGTCGAGAAGAACACAGCAGCAACTTACACTGTGCTGACAAACATTATTTAATGATTGAAAATGTTTCAGGAGAAACGCAAGGCTACGCTATTTTGTCTGGCTTACAATCACCGAACCGTAGTATTGAATTAACTCGAATTATCGTTGCTGAACCAGGACTAGGATACGGCAAACGTGCGTTACGCATCATCCTCAAAAAGGTTTTTGAAGACTATAATGCTCATCGTTGTTGGTTAGATGTCTTTGAACACAATCAACGTGCTAGACATGTTTATCAATCAGTCGGCTTTCAAGAGGAAGGAGTTTTGCGAGAAGCCTTGAGGCAAAAAGATAAGTATTCTTCGTTAGTAATTATGTCTATCCTTGAAAACGAATACTTCCAAGAAATCTTCTCAAACTCGATATTATGCCTCTGCCGCGTGAAGTAA
- the vapC gene encoding PIN domain nuclease produces MKLVMLLIDTSVWISVFRDRSGQVRQKLETLIANRQVQLTRFTQLELLQGSLNEQEWTLLSTYLETQDYVELTPSSWQEAARIYYDLRRQGLTVRSPIDCCIAQVALENNLLLIHDDRDFETIAQVRSLQHLRFQP; encoded by the coding sequence GTGAAACTCGTCATGTTGCTGATTGATACATCTGTGTGGATCAGCGTCTTCCGTGATCGCAGTGGTCAAGTTCGCCAGAAGCTTGAAACCCTGATTGCGAATCGCCAGGTACAACTCACTCGGTTCACCCAGCTTGAATTGTTGCAAGGTAGTCTGAATGAGCAAGAGTGGACTCTCCTCTCTACTTATCTTGAAACACAAGACTACGTTGAACTCACGCCTTCTTCGTGGCAAGAGGCTGCACGTATCTACTACGACTTGCGCCGCCAAGGGCTTACCGTTCGTAGTCCAATCGATTGCTGTATTGCTCAAGTGGCACTGGAAAATAATTTGCTTTTGATCCATGATGATCGTGACTTCGAGACCATTGCTCAAGTGCGATCTCTCCAACACCTTCGTTTTCAGCCTTGA
- a CDS encoding type II toxin-antitoxin system VapB family antitoxin yields MAWSSIWLKCKENNHAYFNPISISMQITLNLDESLLNEAFQLTNLTTQEELMNLALQEFVRSRRKKNLLDLAGQIQFAPDFDYKALRETRHVAD; encoded by the coding sequence GTGGCTTGGTCATCTATTTGGTTAAAATGTAAAGAGAATAATCATGCCTACTTCAATCCAATATCCATATCTATGCAAATTACCCTTAACCTTGATGAATCGCTTCTCAACGAAGCTTTTCAACTGACTAACCTCACAACCCAAGAAGAATTGATGAATCTTGCTCTACAAGAATTCGTGAGATCGCGCCGTAAGAAAAACCTTCTCGACCTTGCGGGACAGATTCAATTTGCCCCAGATTTTGATTATAAAGCCCTACGTGAAACTCGTCATGTTGCTGATTGA